A section of the Flavobacterium ardleyense genome encodes:
- a CDS encoding formimidoylglutamase, with the protein MIFEFLQPVDSSIIDFCRQLSAPHLGQKVTFHTESETPILDDVKIAIVGILDNRGCGSNTQSDLYNVRMQLYSLFPGNWALNMIDLGDILPGDTISDTNYAVKEVFQQLLKLGITPIVIGGSQDLTYALYRSYDQLEQTVNLVTVDSKFDLGSDEEILSSTSYLSKIIIDEPTNLFNYSNVGYQTYFNAQEEIDLIEKLYFEAYRLGELSNNITLAEPIFRDADLVSVDLNCIQSAVSGIDNPFMPNGFNGKEICTLARYAGISDKVSVFGLFNHNSSNKESLLIAEIIWYFIEGFHYRSMEYPFGTKKDYIKYTVPLDADVLTFFKSNKTDRWWIEIPNNVNANNKLKINTLLPCSYEEYLDACNQELPERWLKAQRKNFGV; encoded by the coding sequence ATGATTTTCGAATTTTTACAGCCAGTAGATTCTTCAATTATAGACTTCTGTCGGCAACTTAGTGCACCACACTTAGGTCAGAAGGTAACATTTCATACTGAATCCGAAACTCCTATTTTAGATGATGTTAAGATCGCCATTGTTGGAATACTTGACAATCGAGGTTGTGGTAGCAATACTCAGTCGGATCTATATAATGTGAGGATGCAGCTCTATTCATTATTTCCGGGTAACTGGGCGCTAAATATGATTGATTTGGGAGACATACTTCCTGGAGATACGATTAGCGATACGAATTATGCTGTGAAAGAGGTATTTCAGCAATTGCTGAAGCTAGGAATTACACCAATTGTTATAGGCGGATCTCAGGATTTGACCTACGCCCTATATCGATCCTACGATCAACTAGAGCAAACGGTGAATCTGGTCACAGTGGATAGTAAGTTTGATTTGGGTAGTGACGAAGAGATTCTTAGTAGCACATCTTATTTATCAAAAATAATTATTGATGAACCTACCAATCTATTTAATTATTCAAATGTTGGCTACCAAACCTATTTTAATGCACAGGAAGAGATTGATTTAATAGAAAAATTATATTTTGAGGCATATAGATTGGGAGAGTTGAGTAATAATATTACATTGGCAGAACCAATTTTCAGGGATGCTGATTTAGTCTCGGTAGATTTAAATTGCATACAGTCGGCAGTATCTGGGATTGACAATCCATTTATGCCCAATGGTTTTAATGGTAAGGAGATTTGTACATTGGCGAGATATGCTGGCATTAGCGACAAAGTGAGTGTGTTTGGTTTGTTTAATCACAACAGTTCTAATAAAGAATCACTATTAATTGCAGAGATAATTTGGTATTTTATCGAGGGTTTTCACTATAGAAGCATGGAATATCCATTTGGTACAAAGAAAGATTATATCAAGTATACTGTGCCTCTTGATGCAGATGTTCTTACATTTTTTAAGAGTAATAAAACCGATAGATGGTGGATTGAGATTCCAAATAATGTTAATGCTAATAATAAACTAAAAATTAACACGTTATTACCATGTTCTTATGAGGAGTACTTAGATGCTTGTAATCAAGAACTTCCGGAGAGGTGGCTGAAGGCACAGCGTAAGAATTTTGGTGTGTAA
- the topA gene encoding type I DNA topoisomerase → MAKNLVIVESPAKAKTIEKFLGSDYQVESSYGHIADLPSKEIGVDVENGFKPKYEVSPDKKALVTKLRGLAKKADMVWLASDEDREGEAISWHLAEELKLDKAKTKRIVFHEITKNAILKAIDNPRSINYDLVNAQQARRVLDRLVGYELSPVLWRKIKGGLSAGRVQSVAVRLIVEREREIQNFKAIASYAVSAEFWTKEGKSVKAKLPKNFSTKEEAEAFLKKNIGASFEVADLETKPAKKSPAAPFTTSTLQQEAARKLYLPVGITMQLAQRLYEAGLITYMRTDSVNLSADATEAAKQEIIKSYGKEFSKPRQFTTKSKGAQEAHEAIRPTDMSRHTVDIDRDQARLYDLIWKRTLASQMSDAQLERTNVKIKADKHSEIFAASGEVLLFEGFLKVYLEGNDDDEEEQEGLLPALKVKENLDNKSITATERYTKPAARYSEAALVKKLEELGIGRPSTYAPTISTIISRNYVEKGTLEGQKRNYTQIVLANSKIDEKLLSENTGSDKGKLVPTDIGTIVTDFLVKNFAAILDYNFTAKVEQDFDEIAEGNVDWAIMMKDFYDKFHPNVKDVEANAERESGERILGTDPKSGKPISVRLGKFGPMAQIGSQEDEEKQFASLLNDQNIGNITLEEALKLFLLPKDLGIYKGEEVEVNNGRFGPYIRHGKAFISLPKDEDPLDVTSERAIELITEKEKADAPIATFKGEPVQKGVGRFGPFLKWNGIFINVSKKYDFDNLSQNDIIELIEDKVQKNIDKVVHNWEEEGILVEKARWGRSNLTKGKIKIELSKDFDVAGLTLEKAQEMIAAKTPAKKTPAKKATTTKTAAAKKPAVKKAATKITKPKK, encoded by the coding sequence ATGGCAAAGAATTTAGTGATCGTTGAGTCCCCTGCAAAAGCAAAAACAATAGAAAAATTCCTAGGAAGTGATTACCAGGTAGAGTCCAGTTATGGCCATATCGCAGATCTTCCGTCCAAGGAAATAGGGGTGGATGTTGAAAATGGATTCAAACCAAAATATGAAGTTTCACCAGACAAAAAAGCTTTGGTTACCAAACTTCGAGGTCTTGCCAAGAAAGCCGATATGGTTTGGCTAGCAAGTGATGAGGATCGCGAGGGTGAGGCAATTTCGTGGCATTTGGCCGAAGAGCTTAAACTTGATAAAGCAAAAACCAAGCGTATCGTTTTTCACGAGATTACCAAAAATGCTATTCTAAAAGCGATAGATAATCCACGATCAATAAATTATGATCTTGTAAATGCACAACAAGCGCGTAGAGTATTGGACCGTCTTGTTGGATATGAATTGTCTCCAGTTTTATGGAGAAAAATTAAAGGTGGACTTTCTGCGGGTCGTGTGCAATCTGTTGCAGTAAGACTAATCGTTGAACGTGAACGCGAAATTCAGAATTTTAAAGCAATTGCATCTTATGCAGTTTCGGCAGAGTTTTGGACAAAAGAAGGAAAGTCTGTAAAAGCAAAACTTCCAAAAAACTTTAGTACAAAAGAAGAAGCAGAAGCTTTTCTGAAAAAGAATATTGGCGCATCATTCGAAGTTGCCGACCTAGAAACAAAACCTGCAAAGAAATCTCCTGCGGCACCTTTTACAACCTCGACCTTGCAACAAGAAGCTGCAAGAAAATTGTATTTGCCGGTTGGAATTACAATGCAATTGGCGCAAAGATTATATGAAGCTGGACTTATTACTTATATGAGAACGGATAGTGTAAATCTTTCGGCGGATGCAACTGAGGCTGCAAAGCAAGAAATCATCAAATCTTACGGGAAGGAATTTTCTAAACCTAGACAATTTACCACCAAAAGTAAAGGAGCTCAAGAAGCACACGAGGCGATTAGACCTACAGATATGTCTCGACATACTGTAGATATTGATAGAGATCAGGCTAGATTATACGATTTGATTTGGAAACGTACATTGGCTTCGCAAATGAGCGATGCTCAATTAGAACGTACAAATGTGAAAATAAAAGCAGACAAGCACTCAGAGATTTTTGCTGCATCGGGAGAAGTTTTACTTTTTGAAGGTTTCCTAAAAGTATATCTTGAAGGAAATGATGATGACGAAGAAGAGCAAGAAGGATTGTTGCCCGCGTTAAAGGTTAAAGAAAATTTAGATAATAAAAGCATTACTGCTACTGAAAGATATACTAAACCTGCCGCAAGATATTCTGAAGCTGCATTGGTTAAGAAATTGGAAGAATTGGGTATCGGTAGACCATCTACATATGCACCAACAATTTCGACTATAATCAGCAGAAACTATGTAGAGAAAGGAACATTGGAAGGGCAGAAGAGAAATTACACTCAAATCGTCCTTGCGAATAGTAAGATAGACGAGAAATTGCTTTCAGAAAATACTGGTTCGGACAAAGGGAAATTGGTTCCTACCGATATTGGAACAATCGTAACAGATTTCCTTGTGAAAAATTTCGCAGCGATTCTAGATTATAATTTTACCGCAAAGGTAGAACAGGATTTTGATGAGATTGCCGAAGGAAATGTAGACTGGGCTATTATGATGAAAGATTTCTACGATAAGTTTCACCCTAATGTAAAAGATGTTGAGGCCAATGCCGAAAGAGAATCGGGTGAAAGAATTTTGGGTACAGATCCAAAATCGGGCAAGCCAATTAGTGTAAGACTAGGCAAGTTTGGACCGATGGCTCAGATAGGAAGTCAGGAAGATGAAGAGAAGCAATTTGCTAGTTTGCTTAATGATCAAAACATTGGTAACATTACTTTGGAGGAAGCTTTGAAGTTGTTTTTACTGCCAAAAGATTTGGGTATATATAAAGGAGAAGAAGTTGAAGTAAATAATGGTCGTTTTGGACCGTATATACGTCACGGAAAAGCATTTATCTCATTGCCCAAAGATGAAGATCCACTTGATGTTACCTCAGAAAGAGCGATTGAACTAATTACTGAAAAAGAAAAAGCGGATGCTCCAATAGCAACCTTTAAAGGAGAACCCGTTCAGAAAGGTGTAGGGCGATTTGGACCATTCCTTAAATGGAACGGAATCTTTATTAATGTAAGCAAGAAATATGATTTTGACAATTTGAGTCAAAATGATATTATCGAACTGATAGAAGACAAGGTTCAAAAGAATATTGATAAAGTAGTTCATAATTGGGAAGAAGAAGGGATTCTCGTAGAAAAAGCAAGATGGGGACGATCTAATCTTACAAAAGGAAAGATAAAAATCGAACTTTCTAAGGATTTTGACGTTGCAGGATTGACTCTTGAAAAAGCTCAAGAAATGATTGCAGCGAAAACGCCTGCGAAAAAAACGCCTGCGAAGAAAGCGACAACTACCAAAACTGCAGCGGCAAAGAAGCCGGCAGTTAAGAAAGCAGCTACAAAAATTACTAAGCCTAAAAAATAA
- the miaB gene encoding tRNA (N6-isopentenyl adenosine(37)-C2)-methylthiotransferase MiaB, which produces MGNTIIESEQGQNLVLDSKPTNTKKLFIESYGCAMNFADSEVVASILFNDGYNTTQILEEADLVLINTCSIRDKAEQTVRKRLEKYNAVKRDINPNMKVGVLGCMAERLKSKFLEEEKIIDLVVGPDAYKDLPNLLAEVEDGNDAINVLLSKDETYGDISPVRLNTNGVSAFVSITRGCDNMCTFCVVPFTRGRERSRDSQSILMEIEDLWQKGFKEITLLGQNVDSYLWYGGGLKKDFVNASEIAKSTAINFDQLLEMVASQYPGMRIRFSTSNPQDMHESVLHIIAKYPNICKHIHLPVQSGSNTILAAMNRLHTREQYMALIDKIKTIIPEATITQDMIAGFPGETVQDHEDTLSLMEYVQYSFGYMYSYSERPGTLAGRKLVDDVPEDEKLRRLQEIVALQRKHSAMRTQEFVGQTLSVLVEKNSKKSTDDYAGRISQNLTVVFPKEDYKVGDFVNVHITDCTSGTLIGTAVSLATI; this is translated from the coding sequence ATGGGGAACACAATAATAGAAAGCGAACAAGGACAAAATTTAGTTCTTGATAGCAAGCCAACAAATACAAAGAAACTTTTTATTGAGAGTTACGGCTGCGCAATGAACTTTGCAGATAGCGAAGTTGTGGCGTCGATACTTTTTAATGATGGTTATAATACGACTCAAATCCTTGAAGAAGCAGATTTAGTTTTAATCAACACCTGCTCTATTCGCGACAAAGCCGAACAAACCGTTCGCAAGCGATTGGAGAAATACAATGCGGTAAAGCGAGACATTAATCCTAATATGAAAGTGGGCGTTTTGGGTTGTATGGCCGAAAGATTGAAAAGTAAATTTCTTGAAGAAGAGAAAATCATTGATCTTGTTGTAGGTCCTGACGCGTACAAAGATTTGCCAAATTTGCTTGCAGAAGTGGAAGATGGAAATGACGCGATCAATGTTTTATTATCCAAAGATGAAACGTACGGTGATATTTCGCCAGTAAGATTGAATACTAATGGAGTTTCGGCATTTGTGTCGATTACTAGAGGTTGCGATAATATGTGTACTTTCTGCGTCGTTCCTTTTACAAGAGGGCGCGAGAGAAGTCGCGATTCGCAAAGCATTTTGATGGAAATCGAAGATCTGTGGCAAAAAGGTTTTAAAGAAATCACACTTCTTGGTCAGAACGTTGATAGCTATTTGTGGTACGGCGGCGGACTCAAGAAAGATTTTGTAAATGCTAGCGAAATTGCAAAAAGCACTGCAATAAATTTCGATCAATTATTAGAAATGGTCGCAAGTCAATATCCGGGAATGAGAATTCGGTTTTCGACTTCAAATCCGCAGGATATGCACGAAAGTGTGCTTCATATCATCGCAAAATATCCAAATATTTGTAAGCATATTCACTTACCTGTTCAATCAGGAAGTAATACGATTCTTGCTGCAATGAATAGGCTTCATACTCGTGAACAATACATGGCGCTGATTGATAAAATTAAAACCATCATTCCCGAAGCGACTATTACTCAAGATATGATTGCTGGTTTTCCGGGCGAGACTGTTCAAGATCACGAAGACACTTTGAGTTTGATGGAGTATGTACAATATAGTTTTGGCTATATGTATTCGTACTCTGAAAGACCAGGAACATTAGCGGGAAGAAAACTCGTTGACGATGTGCCAGAAGATGAAAAGCTGAGAAGATTGCAAGAAATTGTAGCGCTTCAGCGCAAGCATAGCGCAATGCGAACTCAGGAATTTGTTGGACAAACTCTTTCAGTTTTGGTTGAGAAAAACTCGAAAAAATCTACCGATGATTATGCAGGAAGAATTTCACAAAATTTAACCGTGGTTTTTCCAAAAGAAGATTATAAAGTTGGAGATTTTGTAAATGTCCACATCACCGACTGCACCAGCGGAACATTAATAGGAACAGCTGTAAGTTTGGCTACCATATAA
- a CDS encoding sigma-54 interaction domain-containing protein: MDTIQSIKQRFEIIGNDPKLNRAIEKAIQVAPTDISVLVAGESGVGKENIPKIIHSLSHRKHGKYIAVNCGAIPEGTIDSELFGHEKGSFTGATSERQGYFEVADGGTIFLDEVGELPLTTQVRLLRVLENGEFIKVGSSQVQKTNVRIVAATNVNMFSAIEKGKFREDLYYRLSTVDITLPPLRDRAGDIHLLFRKFASDFAYKYKMPAIKLDDNAVQFLQKYRWSGNIRQLRNVAEQVSVLETNREITLQTLQSYLPVEGSNLPSVIKDQKKDSDFSTEREILYKVLFDMKSDLNDLKKLTMELMQNGNVKIQEQTQPLINKIYGNNDNSEIEYEEQPENTMLQPSTESSYKDEDESYVLAETVEEEEVLRLEQKEIEMIKRSLEKNKGKRKAAADELGISERTLYRKIKQFDL, encoded by the coding sequence ATGGATACTATACAATCTATAAAACAGCGTTTTGAAATTATCGGAAACGATCCAAAACTTAACCGAGCAATTGAGAAGGCAATTCAGGTTGCTCCTACAGATATTTCGGTGCTTGTTGCTGGAGAAAGTGGTGTGGGAAAAGAAAATATTCCCAAGATAATTCACTCATTATCTCACCGAAAACATGGCAAATATATTGCTGTAAACTGTGGTGCAATTCCCGAGGGAACTATTGATAGTGAGCTTTTTGGACACGAAAAAGGATCGTTTACTGGAGCTACTTCGGAGAGACAAGGCTATTTTGAAGTCGCTGATGGCGGAACAATATTTCTTGACGAAGTGGGCGAATTGCCGCTTACAACTCAAGTGAGACTATTACGAGTTTTAGAAAACGGTGAATTTATAAAAGTTGGATCTTCGCAAGTTCAAAAAACGAATGTTCGGATTGTTGCTGCAACAAATGTCAATATGTTTAGCGCAATCGAAAAAGGAAAATTTAGAGAAGATCTTTATTATAGACTAAGTACAGTCGATATTACTTTGCCACCATTACGTGACCGTGCGGGAGATATTCATTTGCTTTTTAGAAAATTTGCCTCAGATTTTGCTTATAAATATAAAATGCCAGCAATCAAATTGGACGATAATGCAGTTCAGTTTTTGCAAAAGTACCGTTGGAGCGGAAACATTAGACAATTGCGAAATGTAGCAGAGCAGGTTTCGGTTTTGGAAACAAACCGTGAGATAACTCTGCAAACTCTTCAATCTTATTTACCTGTTGAGGGAAGTAATTTGCCTTCTGTAATCAAGGATCAGAAAAAAGACAGTGACTTTAGCACCGAAAGAGAGATTCTGTACAAAGTGCTATTTGATATGAAAAGTGATCTGAACGATTTGAAAAAATTAACGATGGAGCTTATGCAGAATGGAAATGTTAAAATTCAAGAGCAAACGCAACCTTTGATTAATAAGATTTACGGAAATAACGACAATTCGGAAATTGAGTACGAGGAGCAACCTGAAAACACGATGTTGCAACCATCTACAGAAAGCAGCTATAAAGACGAAGACGAAAGTTATGTCCTTGCTGAGACAGTAGAGGAAGAAGAGGTTTTGCGCCTTGAACAAAAAGAGATTGAAATGATTAAGCGCTCTCTCGAAAAAAACAAAGGCAAACGAAAAGCCGCTGCAGACGAGCTGGGAATTTCTGAGCGTACTTTGTACCGAAAAATAAAACAATTTGACCTTTAA
- a CDS encoding LptE family protein, producing MKAVKSLLLLFVVLLATSCSVYNFTGTGKIDAKTFQVNYFQNNATLIEPGIELIFTQELQNVIMNQSNLNLVTSDGDLLYEGEIVDFYISPMTATADQRAAQNRLTISVNVRYVNRNKEEDDFERRFSDYYDYGGDQQLTGPILAAALEKIYARITQDVFNESLAKW from the coding sequence ATGAAAGCAGTTAAGTCTCTCCTATTATTGTTTGTAGTATTATTAGCTACAAGTTGCTCAGTTTACAACTTTACAGGCACGGGTAAAATCGATGCCAAGACGTTTCAGGTAAATTATTTTCAAAATAATGCAACTCTAATTGAGCCAGGTATAGAGCTTATATTTACTCAAGAACTGCAAAATGTGATAATGAATCAATCAAATTTGAATTTGGTTACTTCTGATGGAGATCTTTTGTATGAGGGAGAAATTGTAGACTTTTATATCAGTCCAATGACAGCTACGGCCGATCAACGTGCTGCGCAAAATCGGCTGACAATTTCTGTTAATGTTAGATACGTTAATAGAAATAAAGAAGAAGATGATTTTGAACGACGTTTTTCAGATTATTACGATTACGGTGGAGATCAGCAATTAACTGGTCCTATATTAGCAGCAGCTTTAGAAAAAATTTACGCTAGAATAACTCAAGATGTCTTTAATGAATCATTAGCAAAATGGTAA
- a CDS encoding tetratricopeptide repeat protein, which translates to MNLQEYKLLLQQPETVTADQTVALQLLLKQYPYLQSAYAMRLKGLYNENSYQYNHALKLAAAYTTDRTVLFDFITSEDFAKVSNSAIVSDEIDSNRPQFETENTTQEPLAEVKPQKQSILDSIESAEVASEEVENQISEEQETISSDQSVLVINPNTQASAEDRYLEEISTDQFSIKDNLAEAKILEPKDSATKEISIEAELGTPLEFTSNEKHSFKEWLQLSKAQPIIRAELPEEKKELSEIEREKIKKTDLIDRFIIASPKIPPVKNDTKVPVIRDNPADTSALMTETLARVYLEQKKYQKAIQAYQILILKYPEKSSFFADRISDIKNIQQNN; encoded by the coding sequence ATGAATCTACAAGAATATAAATTGTTGCTTCAACAGCCAGAAACTGTTACTGCGGATCAGACAGTAGCTTTGCAACTATTGTTAAAGCAATATCCTTATTTGCAAAGTGCTTACGCCATGCGTTTAAAAGGTTTGTACAACGAAAATAGTTATCAGTACAATCATGCATTAAAACTTGCCGCGGCGTACACTACCGATAGAACGGTGTTATTTGATTTTATCACTTCTGAAGATTTTGCAAAAGTTTCAAATTCGGCAATTGTCAGCGACGAAATTGATAGTAACCGACCGCAATTTGAGACCGAAAATACAACACAAGAACCGCTAGCTGAAGTTAAACCACAAAAGCAGTCTATATTAGATTCGATCGAGAGTGCCGAAGTTGCTTCAGAAGAGGTTGAAAATCAAATTTCAGAAGAGCAAGAGACGATTTCATCAGACCAATCTGTCTTAGTAATTAATCCGAACACCCAAGCATCAGCCGAAGATCGATACCTTGAGGAAATTTCAACCGACCAATTTTCTATCAAAGACAATTTAGCGGAAGCGAAAATATTAGAACCGAAAGATTCTGCAACAAAAGAAATTTCGATAGAAGCCGAGTTAGGAACTCCATTAGAATTTACTAGCAACGAGAAACATTCATTTAAAGAATGGTTACAATTATCGAAAGCGCAGCCGATTATTCGTGCAGAACTACCGGAAGAGAAGAAAGAATTAAGTGAGATTGAGCGGGAAAAGATTAAAAAAACAGATCTTATAGATCGATTTATTATTGCAAGTCCAAAGATTCCGCCGGTAAAAAATGACACTAAAGTTCCAGTGATACGGGACAATCCCGCAGATACTTCTGCATTGATGACCGAAACTTTGGCTCGAGTTTACTTAGAACAGAAGAAATATCAAAAAGCGATACAAGCTTATCAGATATTAATTTTGAAATATCCAGAAAAAAGTAGTTTCTTTGCAGACCGAATATCAGATATTAAAAATATACAACAAAATAACTAG